One window of Botrimarina mediterranea genomic DNA carries:
- a CDS encoding DUF4430 domain-containing protein translates to MTAPASPPPAAAQPFNPRLRLALALGGVLIGLLIFQATRTPTAPPARSEPLPGQSGTVTLLFRLPDAEPTMAKIPWAEGLTVAEATAGAVDTEWQGEGAMAMLTSLRGRPNEGASGLNWQFEVNGEYATRSAGAVELRPGDSVLWKLAPYE, encoded by the coding sequence GTGACCGCCCCCGCTTCCCCACCGCCCGCCGCCGCCCAGCCCTTCAACCCCCGCCTGAGGCTCGCGCTGGCCCTGGGAGGCGTTCTGATCGGCCTCTTGATCTTTCAGGCCACCCGCACGCCGACGGCGCCGCCCGCCCGCTCCGAGCCCCTGCCGGGGCAGTCGGGGACCGTGACGCTGCTCTTCCGGCTGCCGGACGCCGAGCCGACCATGGCGAAGATTCCTTGGGCCGAGGGGCTAACCGTGGCGGAGGCGACGGCCGGGGCGGTCGATACCGAGTGGCAGGGCGAGGGCGCGATGGCCATGCTCACCTCGCTGAGGGGGCGGCCCAACGAGGGCGCCAGCGGCCTCAACTGGCAGTTCGAGGTCAACGGCGAGTACGCCACCCGCAGCGCCGGCGCCGTCGAGCTGCGGCCGGGCGATAGCGTCTTGTGGAAGCTGGCCCCTTACGAGTAG